From Selenihalanaerobacter shriftii, one genomic window encodes:
- the ltrA gene encoding group II intron reverse transcriptase/maturase, producing the protein MNMHYATKTVIENGGSAGIDRVTIEEFSENYQQNMRELYRQLKEDRYDPSPVLRVMIPKDDGRERSLGIPTVKDRIAQATVKRIMEPIFEKIFCDCSFGFRPGRSQMDAINKVEEYREQGYKWVLDADIKGYFDNIDHELLMKFITKRVNDGWVLRIIKSWLTAGVVTEEGYIPSKQGTPQGGVISPLLANIYLHQLDKVMTERGYKIVRFADDFVILTKSKKKAKRALEVVKEIVGKKLKLTLHPEKTVITNFGKGFTFLGFEFIAWRYKRPRKKTLKQFKNKVRKKTKRQQPWPVEVIIGELNPVIRGWGNYFGNGNVKRLFKRLDEWIRMRIRSYIEKRKAIKHQNRRIPNAVLRQKGLKSLLTTLS; encoded by the coding sequence ATGAATATGCATTATGCAACAAAGACCGTAATAGAAAATGGAGGAAGTGCTGGGATAGATAGAGTAACAATTGAGGAATTTAGTGAAAACTATCAACAAAACATGAGAGAGTTATATAGGCAATTGAAAGAAGATAGATATGACCCATCACCGGTACTTAGAGTAATGATACCAAAAGATGATGGTCGAGAGCGCTCATTAGGAATACCCACAGTAAAAGATAGAATAGCACAAGCAACAGTCAAAAGAATAATGGAACCTATATTTGAAAAGATATTCTGTGATTGTTCTTTTGGATTTAGACCGGGAAGGTCACAAATGGATGCGATAAATAAAGTAGAAGAGTACAGAGAGCAAGGGTATAAATGGGTATTAGACGCAGACATCAAAGGATACTTTGATAATATAGACCATGAGCTATTAATGAAATTTATAACAAAGAGGGTAAATGATGGTTGGGTGTTAAGAATAATAAAGTCATGGCTAACAGCTGGAGTTGTGACTGAGGAAGGATATATCCCTTCAAAACAAGGGACACCTCAAGGAGGAGTAATATCTCCTTTATTAGCCAATATTTATCTTCATCAATTAGATAAAGTAATGACAGAAAGAGGATATAAGATAGTTAGATTTGCAGATGATTTTGTAATACTTACAAAATCTAAGAAGAAAGCTAAAAGAGCACTAGAGGTAGTAAAAGAGATAGTAGGAAAGAAACTAAAGCTCACTCTTCATCCAGAGAAAACGGTTATAACTAACTTTGGAAAAGGTTTTACATTCTTAGGGTTTGAATTTATAGCATGGCGTTATAAGCGTCCAAGAAAGAAAACTTTAAAACAATTCAAAAATAAAGTTAGAAAGAAAACCAAAAGACAACAACCTTGGCCAGTGGAAGTAATAATAGGAGAACTTAATCCTGTAATTAGAGGTTGGGGTAATTACTTTGGAAATGGGAATGTAAAGAGGCTTTTCAAAAGATTAGATGAGTGGATAAGAATGCGAATAAGGTCATATATAGAAAAGAGGAAAGCGATAAAACATCAAAACAGAAGAATCCCTAATGCCGTATTAAGGCAAAAGGGACTTAAATCATTACTTACCACATTGTCCTAA
- a CDS encoding FxsA family protein — protein sequence MFAKLLLLFTVVPMIELTLLIKLGGYVGFLPTVGLVALTGVIGVSIARSQGFLVINKIRSSLSTGQLPADSLIDGLLILIGGAMLLTPGLLTDVTGFSLVIPTTRKSIRKIVKEKFSKQIKKGNVSFSFFDSSNQNQKKKHYQTQDWEESQEQDEEWDGVSESIDVEYEEINEN from the coding sequence ATGTTTGCAAAGCTACTCTTATTGTTTACTGTGGTACCTATGATTGAATTGACATTATTAATTAAGCTAGGCGGTTATGTAGGTTTCTTGCCAACTGTAGGTTTAGTAGCATTAACAGGAGTAATTGGGGTTTCAATAGCTAGAAGTCAAGGTTTTTTAGTCATCAATAAGATTCGTAGTTCTTTATCGACAGGACAATTACCAGCAGACAGTTTGATTGATGGGCTTTTAATTTTAATTGGAGGAGCTATGTTATTAACTCCTGGATTACTAACGGATGTCACAGGTTTTAGTTTAGTAATTCCTACTACTAGAAAGTCTATTCGTAAAATAGTTAAAGAAAAATTTAGTAAACAAATTAAAAAAGGAAATGTAAGTTTTAGTTTTTTTGATAGTAGTAATCAAAACCAAAAAAAGAAACATTATCAAACACAAGATTGGGAAGAGTCACAAGAACAAGATGAAGAGTGGGATGGAGTCTCTGAATCTATAGATGTAGAATATGAAGAAATAAATGAAAATTAA
- a CDS encoding LL-diaminopimelate aminotransferase, with product MSEESYIQQLFAERIGGVQFGKEDVIYKFEKIKRAKAAAKEAHPDVELIDMGVGEPDWMADDGVIETLCEEANEWENRGYADNGIFEFKEAAANYMEEVYGVEGLDPETEVNHSIGSKPALAMIPSAFINPGDITIMTTPGYPVMGTHTEWLGGEVVNLPLLKENNFLPQLDSLTDDQKERAKLLYLNYPNNPTGAVTNEEFLKDVVAFAKENNIIVIYDAAYAALTFDGYEPLSFLSIPGAKEVGIEIQSLSKAFNMTGWRMAFIAGNPLLVNAFVTVKDNNDSGQFKAIQHACTYALNHPEITEKTAEKYSRKHDILVAALQDIGFEATKPQGSFYLYVSIPKGVKGGPKFETAEDFAQYLIKEHLISTVPWDDAGSFVRFSVTFIADGEEEEKRVIEEIKNRLSRVEFEF from the coding sequence ATGTCAGAAGAGAGTTATATTCAACAATTATTTGCTGAAAGAATTGGTGGAGTACAGTTTGGTAAAGAAGATGTAATTTATAAATTTGAAAAGATTAAAAGAGCTAAGGCAGCAGCTAAGGAAGCACATCCAGATGTAGAATTAATCGATATGGGAGTTGGAGAGCCAGATTGGATGGCTGATGATGGAGTAATTGAGACTCTTTGTGAAGAAGCTAATGAATGGGAAAATAGAGGTTATGCTGATAACGGTATATTTGAATTTAAAGAAGCAGCTGCCAATTATATGGAAGAAGTATATGGAGTAGAAGGTTTAGACCCAGAGACAGAAGTTAATCATTCGATAGGTTCTAAACCAGCATTAGCTATGATTCCTTCAGCTTTTATCAATCCTGGTGATATTACAATTATGACTACTCCAGGCTACCCAGTAATGGGAACACATACAGAATGGTTAGGTGGCGAGGTTGTTAATTTACCATTATTAAAAGAGAATAATTTCTTACCACAATTAGATAGTCTTACTGATGATCAGAAAGAAAGAGCTAAATTACTTTATTTAAATTATCCTAATAATCCTACAGGAGCAGTAACTAATGAGGAGTTTCTTAAAGATGTAGTTGCGTTCGCAAAAGAAAATAATATTATTGTTATTTATGATGCGGCTTATGCAGCATTGACTTTTGATGGATATGAACCTTTATCATTCTTATCAATACCAGGTGCTAAAGAGGTAGGAATAGAGATTCAATCTTTATCTAAGGCTTTTAATATGACTGGATGGAGAATGGCTTTTATAGCTGGTAATCCGCTATTGGTTAATGCTTTTGTTACTGTCAAGGATAATAATGATTCTGGTCAGTTTAAAGCAATTCAACACGCTTGCACATATGCCCTAAACCATCCAGAAATTACTGAAAAGACTGCAGAGAAGTATTCAAGAAAACATGATATATTAGTTGCAGCGCTACAAGATATAGGTTTCGAAGCTACTAAACCACAAGGTTCTTTCTACCTTTATGTATCGATTCCAAAAGGAGTTAAAGGTGGGCCTAAATTTGAGACAGCAGAAGATTTCGCACAGTATTTAATTAAAGAGCATTTAATTTCTACAGTACCATGGGATGATGCTGGTTCTTTTGTTAGATTTTCAGTTACATTTATAGCTGACGGTGAAGAAGAAGAGAAAAGAGTTATTGAAGAGATTAAGAATAGATTATCTAGAGTTGAATTTGAATTTTAA
- the uvsE gene encoding UV DNA damage repair endonuclease UvsE — MNIDFGYACISTKIKDCSTAKTTTVKHFKTIDDLDVRKWKLKKITKENLQNTLRLLWHNIAEDIKLYRFSSQLVPLATHELGQIWNYTEECSDEFAKVGRVIKKNNLKASTHPGQYTVINTPKEDVFENSKADLEYHNNVLNAMNLDFTAKMVTHVGGVYGEKNKAKERFITNFKKLSSDIQQGLVLENDDTSYSIGDVLEICQELKIPMVLDVHHHNCYNQGEKLKEYLEGIFATWTDRTPKIHFSSPRSKKHPKRHADYINPEEFKTFLDLANDYEFDVMIEAKKKDEAVLKLREDLEI, encoded by the coding sequence ATGAATATAGACTTTGGATATGCCTGTATTAGTACTAAAATTAAAGACTGTTCTACAGCTAAAACTACTACTGTTAAGCATTTTAAAACTATTGATGATTTAGATGTTCGTAAATGGAAATTGAAAAAAATCACTAAAGAAAATTTACAAAACACCTTACGGCTCTTATGGCATAATATTGCGGAAGATATTAAATTATATCGATTTTCTTCTCAACTTGTACCTTTAGCCACCCATGAATTAGGACAGATATGGAATTATACAGAAGAATGTTCTGATGAGTTTGCAAAAGTTGGTAGAGTTATTAAAAAGAATAATTTAAAAGCCAGCACCCACCCTGGTCAGTATACTGTGATTAACACTCCTAAAGAAGATGTATTTGAAAATTCTAAAGCTGATTTAGAATATCATAATAATGTTTTAAATGCTATGAACTTAGATTTTACAGCTAAGATGGTAACTCATGTTGGAGGAGTTTATGGAGAAAAAAATAAAGCTAAAGAACGATTTATAACCAATTTCAAAAAATTAAGTTCTGATATCCAACAAGGATTAGTATTAGAAAATGATGACACTTCTTATTCAATTGGTGATGTATTAGAAATATGTCAAGAATTAAAAATACCTATGGTTCTAGACGTTCATCATCATAACTGCTATAATCAAGGAGAGAAACTAAAAGAATATTTGGAAGGTATTTTTGCTACATGGACTGACCGAACACCTAAAATTCATTTTTCTAGTCCTCGTAGTAAAAAACATCCTAAGCGTCATGCAGATTATATAAATCCAGAAGAATTTAAAACTTTTTTAGACTTAGCCAATGATTATGAATTTGACGTTATGATAGAAGCTAAAAAGAAAGATGAAGCTGTACTTAAATTAAGAGAGGATTTAGAAATTTGA